A single genomic interval of Piliocolobus tephrosceles isolate RC106 chromosome 7, ASM277652v3, whole genome shotgun sequence harbors:
- the CTSB gene encoding cathepsin B isoform X1 produces the protein MWRLWASLCCLLVLGDARGRPSFHPLSDELVNYVNKQNSTWQAGHNFYNVDVSYLKRLCGTFLGGPKPPQRVMFTEDLKLPESFDAREQWPQCPTIKEIRDQGSCGSCWAFGAVEAISDRICIHTNAHVSVEVSAEDLLTCCGIMCGDGCNGGYPAGAWNFWTRKGLVSGGLYDSHVGCRPYSIPPCEHHVNGSRPPCTGEGDTPKCSKICEPGYSPAYKQDKHYGYNSYSVSNSEKDIMAEIYKNGPVEGAFSVYSDFLLYKSGVYQHVTGEMMGGHAIRILGWGVENGTPYWLVANSWNTDWGDNGFFKILRGQDHCGIESEVVAGIPRTDQYWEEI, from the exons ATGTGGCGCCTCTGGGCCTCCCTCTGCTGCCTGCTGGTGTTGGGCGATGCCCGGGGCAGGCCCTCTTTCCATCCCCTGTCGGATGAGCTGGTCAACTATGTCAACAAACAGAACAGCACGTGGCAG GCCGGGCACAACTTCTACAACGTGGACGTGAGCTACTTGAAGAGGCTGTGTGGCACCTTCCTGGGTGGGCCCAAGCCGCCCCAGAG AGTTATGTTTACCGAGGACCTGAAGCTGCCTGAAAGCTTCGATGCACGGGAACAATGGCCACAGTGTCCCACCATCAAAGAGATCAGAGACCAGGGCTCCTGTGGCTCCTGCTGG GCCTTTGGGGCTGTGGAGGCCATCTCTGACCGGATCTGCATCCACACCAATGCGCACGTCAGCGTGGAGGTGTCGGCGGAGGACCTGCTCACCTGCTGTGGCATCATGTGTGGAGACGG CTGTAACGGCGGCTATCCTGCTGGAGCTTGGAACTTCTGGACGAGAAAAGGCCTGGTTTCTGGTGGCCTCTATGACTCCCACGTAG GGTGCAGACCGTACTCCATCCCTCCCTGTGAGCACCACGTCAACGGCTCCCGGCCCCCGTGCACGGGTGAGGGTGATACCCCCAAGTGTAGCAAGATCTGCGAGCCTGGCTACAGCCCAGCCTACAAACAGGACAAGCACTACG GATACAATTCCTACAGTGTCTCCAATAGCGAGAAGGACATCATGGCCGAGATCTACAAAAACGGCCCCGTGGAGGGAGCGTTCTCTGTGTATTCAGACTTCCTGCTGTACAAGTCAG GAGTGTACCAACACGTCACCGGAGAGATGATGGGCGGCCATGCCATCCGCATCCTGGGCTGGGGAGTGGAGAATGGCACACCGTACTGGCTGGTTGCCAACTCCTGGAACACTGACTGGGGTGACAATG GCTTCTTTAAAATCCTCAGAGGACAGGATCACTGTGGAATCGAATCAGAAGTGGTGGCTGGAATCCCACGCACCGATCAGTACTGGGAAGAGATCTAA
- the CTSB gene encoding cathepsin B isoform X2: protein MHGNNGHSVPPSKRSETRAPVAPAGCNGGYPAGAWNFWTRKGLVSGGLYDSHVGCRPYSIPPCEHHVNGSRPPCTGEGDTPKCSKICEPGYSPAYKQDKHYGYNSYSVSNSEKDIMAEIYKNGPVEGAFSVYSDFLLYKSGVYQHVTGEMMGGHAIRILGWGVENGTPYWLVANSWNTDWGDNGFFKILRGQDHCGIESEVVAGIPRTDQYWEEI, encoded by the exons ATGCACGGGAACAATGGCCACAGTGTCCCACCATCAAAGAGATCAGAGACCAGGGCTCCTGTGGCTCCTGCTGG CTGTAACGGCGGCTATCCTGCTGGAGCTTGGAACTTCTGGACGAGAAAAGGCCTGGTTTCTGGTGGCCTCTATGACTCCCACGTAG GGTGCAGACCGTACTCCATCCCTCCCTGTGAGCACCACGTCAACGGCTCCCGGCCCCCGTGCACGGGTGAGGGTGATACCCCCAAGTGTAGCAAGATCTGCGAGCCTGGCTACAGCCCAGCCTACAAACAGGACAAGCACTACG GATACAATTCCTACAGTGTCTCCAATAGCGAGAAGGACATCATGGCCGAGATCTACAAAAACGGCCCCGTGGAGGGAGCGTTCTCTGTGTATTCAGACTTCCTGCTGTACAAGTCAG GAGTGTACCAACACGTCACCGGAGAGATGATGGGCGGCCATGCCATCCGCATCCTGGGCTGGGGAGTGGAGAATGGCACACCGTACTGGCTGGTTGCCAACTCCTGGAACACTGACTGGGGTGACAATG GCTTCTTTAAAATCCTCAGAGGACAGGATCACTGTGGAATCGAATCAGAAGTGGTGGCTGGAATCCCACGCACCGATCAGTACTGGGAAGAGATCTAA
- the DEFB136 gene encoding beta-defensin 136 — protein sequence MNLHLSALLLLLVILLPSGKGMFGNDGVQVRTCTSQQAVCFFGCPPGYRWIAFCHNILSCCKNMTRFQPPQAKDPWSH from the exons ATGAACCTCCATCTTTCTGCGTTACTCCTCCTCCTGGTGATCTTACTGCCTTCAG GAAAAGGTATGTTTGGGAATGATGGAGTCCAAGTCCGCACCTGCACTAGCCAGCAAGCCGTATGTTTCTTCGGGTGTCCGCCAGGATACAGGTGGATTGCGTTCTGCCACAATATTCTGTCTTGCTGTAAAAATATGACACGTTTTCAACCCCCACAAGCCAAAGATCCATGGTCTCATTAA